In Dromiciops gliroides isolate mDroGli1 chromosome 5, mDroGli1.pri, whole genome shotgun sequence, the following are encoded in one genomic region:
- the GPRC5A gene encoding retinoic acid-induced protein 3 yields MASPPYGCKLGLNSTYFNLCDIKNPWGIVLETLAAAGVLTSVAFMVSLLILICKVQDSNRRKVLPTQFVFLLGVLGLFGLTFAFIIKLNDMTGPTRFFLFGVLFALCFSCLLAHSFTLAKLVRGKKPLSLLMILGLALGFSSVQDIIAVEYVVITMNRNNTNVFAQMPQTRLNEDFVMLLIYVLFLMAFTFIMSISTFCGSFTGWKRHGAHIFITMLLSIAIWVAWITLLFHKSFESEWDDTILSTALVANGWVFLLMYILPEFILLTKQRNPKDYPMEDNFCKPQFMKQSYGMENRAYLQEEITQGPENPGSSLYAPYSTHFQLQNRDSQKDFSIPRPKTRSSPYDDYSGRKVGN; encoded by the exons ATGGCTTCCCCCCCTTATGGATGCAAACTGGGCCTAAACTCCACGTACTTTAACCTTTGTGACATCAAGAATCCTTGGGGGATTGTTCTAGAGACATTGGCAGCAGCTGGAGTTTTGACCTCAGTTGCCTTCATGGTATCTCTTCTTATTCTCATCTGCAAGGTCCAAGACTCCAATCGTAGAAAAGTCCTCCCTACCCAGTTTGTCTTTCTCCTGGGTGTGTTGGGTCTCTTTGGCCTCACCTTTGCCTTTATCATCAAACTGAATGACATGACTGGTCCCACGCGTTTCTTTCTCTTTGGAGTCCTCTTTGCTCTCTGCTTCTCTTGCTTACTAGCTCATTCATTCACCTTGGCCAAGTTGGTCCGAGGAAAGAAGCCCCTCTCATTGCTGATGATTCTAGGCTTGGCCTTGGGCTTCAGCTCGGTTCAGGACATCATTGCTGTTGAGTATGTTGTCATTACCATGAACAGGAACAACACTAATGTCTTTGCTCAAATGCCACAGACCAGGCTCAATGAAGATTTTGTAATGCTGCTGATCTACGTCCTTTTTTTGATGGCTTTCACTTTCATCATGTCTATATCCACCTTCTGTGGCTCCTTTACTGGTTGGAAGCGGCATGGTGCACACATCTTTATTACCATGCTTTTGTCCATTGCCATCTGGGTGGCATGGATTACTTTGCTTTTTCACAAATCCTTTGAATCAGAGTGGGATGACACCATCCTCAGCACTGCCTTGGTTGCCAATGGCTGGGTCTTCCTATTAATGTACATTTTGCCTGAGTTTATCCTCCTCACCAAGCAACGTAACCCAAAGGACTACCCTATGGAAGACAACTTTTGTAAACCTCAATTCATGAAGCAGAGCTATGGTATGGAGAACAGAGCCTACTTGCAAGAGGAAATCACTCAAG gcCCTGAAAACCCTGGCAGCTCACTCTATGCTCCATACTCTACCCATTTTCAGCTACAG aatcgGGACTCTCAAAAGGATTTCTCTATCCCACGACCCAAGACCCGTTCAAGCCCCTATGATGATTATAGTGGAAGGAAAGTGGGCAATTAA